One stretch of Pigmentiphaga aceris DNA includes these proteins:
- the amaB gene encoding L-piperidine-6-carboxylate dehydrogenase — translation MTQSDVSIRPLLSRLGVSEAVLSAGNLNVRSPIDGANLAKLATHSVADVDTIVKQAQTAFLAWRSVPAPRRGELIRLFGEALRAEKEALGELVSYEAGKIRVEGLGEVQEMIDICDFAVGLSRQLYGLTIASERPGHRMLETWHPLGVVGVISAFNFPVAVWAWNAALAIVCGNPVVWKPSEKTPLTALACQALFERVLANFDGAPANLSQVVIGERDTGEALVDNPLVALVSATGSTRMGREVGPRVAQRFGRVLLELGGNNAVIVAPTADLDLAVRGILFAAVGTAGQRCTSTRRLIVHSSVREQLVARLKKAYAALPIGNPLTAGNLVGPLVDESAFKGMQSALASAREEGGVVFGGERVLADQFPNAFYVKPAIVEMKGQSATVRHETFAPILYVLSYDTIDEAIALQNDVPQGLSSAIFSNDLRETETFLSAVGSDCGIANVNIGTSGAEIGGAFGGEKETGGGRESGSDSWRAYMRRATNTINYSRELPLAQGIRFDV, via the coding sequence ATGACTCAATCTGACGTGTCGATCCGCCCCTTGCTGTCGCGCCTGGGTGTATCGGAAGCTGTGTTGTCTGCCGGCAATCTGAATGTTCGTTCGCCCATCGACGGTGCCAATCTGGCCAAACTGGCCACCCATTCGGTTGCTGACGTCGACACCATCGTCAAGCAAGCACAGACCGCGTTCCTGGCATGGCGCTCGGTGCCGGCCCCGCGTCGCGGCGAACTGATCCGTCTGTTCGGCGAAGCGCTGCGTGCTGAAAAAGAAGCACTGGGTGAACTGGTTTCCTACGAAGCCGGCAAGATCCGCGTGGAAGGCCTGGGCGAAGTTCAGGAAATGATCGACATCTGCGACTTCGCCGTCGGCCTGTCGCGTCAGCTCTACGGCCTGACCATCGCTTCCGAGCGGCCCGGTCACCGCATGCTGGAAACCTGGCACCCGCTGGGCGTGGTCGGCGTGATCAGCGCCTTCAATTTCCCGGTCGCCGTCTGGGCTTGGAACGCTGCGCTGGCCATCGTCTGCGGCAACCCGGTTGTGTGGAAACCGTCGGAAAAGACCCCGCTGACCGCTCTGGCTTGCCAGGCTTTGTTCGAGCGCGTGCTTGCCAATTTCGACGGTGCACCGGCCAATCTGTCGCAAGTCGTGATCGGCGAGCGTGACACGGGCGAAGCCCTGGTCGACAACCCGCTGGTGGCGTTGGTGTCGGCCACCGGCAGCACCCGCATGGGCCGCGAAGTCGGTCCGCGCGTGGCACAGCGTTTCGGTCGTGTTCTGCTGGAATTGGGCGGCAACAACGCCGTGATCGTGGCCCCCACCGCCGACCTGGATCTGGCCGTGCGCGGCATCCTGTTTGCGGCTGTCGGCACCGCCGGTCAGCGTTGCACCAGCACGCGTCGTTTGATCGTGCACAGCAGTGTGCGTGAGCAACTGGTGGCTCGTCTGAAGAAGGCTTACGCGGCACTGCCGATCGGCAATCCGTTGACCGCGGGTAACCTGGTTGGCCCGCTGGTCGATGAGTCTGCCTTCAAGGGCATGCAGTCGGCGTTGGCGTCGGCCAGGGAGGAGGGCGGTGTGGTGTTCGGTGGCGAGCGTGTGTTGGCTGACCAGTTCCCGAATGCGTTCTATGTGAAGCCGGCTATCGTGGAGATGAAGGGCCAGAGCGCTACGGTCCGTCACGAGACGTTCGCGCCGATTCTGTATGTGCTGTCTTATGACACGATCGATGAGGCGATTGCGTTGCAAAACGATGTGCCGCAGGGTCTGTCGTCGGCGATCTTCAGCAATGATCTGCGTGAAACCGAGACGTTCTTGTCGGCTGTTGGGTCGGATTGCGGTATTGCGAACGTGAACATCGGCACGTCGGGTGCTGAAATTGGTGGTGCGTTCGGTGGCGAGAAGGAGACTGGCGGTGGTCGTGAGTCTGGTTCGGATTCATGGCGCGCGTACATGCGTCGTGCAACGAACACGATCAATTATTCGCGTGAGTTGCCGCTGGCGCAGGGTATTCGTTTCGACGTCTGA